CGCCGAAATGGCCGACCGGGGGCGCGCCAAGCTTTGCCTCTGGCGGCGGCTCCCGCCTCGAGAAGTCGTCGAGCAGCCCCATATCAGCCCACGACCCCGAAGAGCCCGCGGATTGCGCCCGGTCCGTATCGCATGATCAGGTAGATCACGAACCCGAGCGCACCGATCGCAACGATTCCGATCCCGGTGATCAACACGACTTTCGAGTACTCGTCCGACGTCGGCTTGCGGGCCATCTTGAGGACGCGGCCGAACCGGCCTTTCCCGAGCCGCTTCACTCGCTCCTCGATCCGCCGCTGGACCTCCCAGCTCCTGTCCACGATGTCCGCCATGGTCCTCACCGCACGATGTCGACTCCGGCCTGGGGCGCTCGGAGGTGCTCCCCGGGTCCGAGGATCTGCTTCGACTTGACTCCGGTCAAGATAAGCATGACGCGGAGCTTGTGCTCGAGGCTCGGGTCGACCGCCGCGCCCCAGATGATGCGGGCGTTCGCCGCGATACGGCCCTGGACGATCTCGGACACCTTCTCCGCTTCGGCCACGCTCATGTCGTTCCCTCCGGTGACATTCACGAGGGCACCGGTCGCATGACTGATGTCGACGTCGATCAGGGGCGAGTTAATCGCCTCTTCGATTGCC
The sequence above is drawn from the Thermoplasmata archaeon genome and encodes:
- a CDS encoding protein translocase SEC61 complex subunit gamma; amino-acid sequence: MADIVDRSWEVQRRIEERVKRLGKGRFGRVLKMARKPTSDEYSKVVLITGIGIVAIGALGFVIYLIMRYGPGAIRGLFGVVG